One genomic window of Paramormyrops kingsleyae isolate MSU_618 chromosome 22, PKINGS_0.4, whole genome shotgun sequence includes the following:
- the LOC111834234 gene encoding uncharacterized protein — protein sequence MMLHFAEWIFLIMPILGSRAVIYIQRLEGQSLDIRCESEQSGSTAVGLYLKHKFPHPERHVASISTDGKMSETPQYLGRVNAHGGPGAGPVNITVSRLRHTDTGVYFCEFNHSGVTVLGSTEVFVSVEVTGCHCLRYPLLLYIICGAAVFLFLTAMGSGLMKFGRTCCCRQQAEAPVYEDMMGIHKRRVRRASQSHGAQEARTRPPL from the exons ATGATGCTACATTTTGCTGAGTGGATATTTCTCATAATGCCTATTTTGG GCTCCAGAGCTGTAATTTACATCCAGAGGCTAGAAGGCCAGTCGCTGGACATTCGCTGTGAGTCTGAACAGTCGGGGTCCACTGCCGTGGGCTTGTACCTGAAGCACAAGTTCCCCCACCCCGAGAGACACGTGGCCTCCATCTCAACCGACGGCAAGATGTCCGAGACCCCCCAGTACCTGGGCCGCGTGAATGCCCACGGGGGGCCGGGTGCCGGCCCGGTCAATATCACCGTGTCCCGGCTGCGGCACACAGACACCGGCGTCTATTTCTGCGAGTTCAACCACTCGGGCGTGACTGTGCTTGGGAGCACGGAAGTCTTCGTCTCCGTGGAAGTGACAG GCTGCCACTGCTTGCGCTATCCTCTACTGCTGTACATCATTTGTGGGGCAgcggtcttcctcttcctcaccgCCATGGGGTCTGGACTCATGAAGTTT GGTAGAACGTGCTGCTGCAGGCAGCAAGCGGAGGCTCCCGTCTACGAGGACATGATGGGCATTCACAAGCGCCGCGTCCGCCGTGCTTCACAAAGCCACGGAGCCCAAGAGGCCAGAACACGTCCCCCTCTTTAA